A window of the Mucilaginibacter sp. cycad4 genome harbors these coding sequences:
- a CDS encoding FecR domain-containing protein, protein MNQDTLWILVGKKLNKEATPDELHQLDMLLKQPWADVYSIQILEAMWQQNPDRPPRFISHKLQQKWDRLEIKLDTGNTASNDPVSEAGILVKKSKRRFIPVTVAAACLVFGLLSFFYWKYYFGSYDVKTYQITAPLGNVSKIILPDGTKVWLNAGSKIVYKTNYGNKCRMIQLTGEAFFDVVKDSEHPFIVNTAAMQIKVLGTAFNVRSYADDNVSETSLIRGRIELTPASNPDHTIILKPSEKLTIPNKIRSHRDENNMLITLSALHTAKNDSLPAEAQWLENKLVFDNEYFDEVAKKMERWYSVSISFKNEQLKQKRFSGKFTKESLNTALDALKATSDFNFLIDNGKVIIY, encoded by the coding sequence ATGAACCAGGACACACTTTGGATACTTGTTGGAAAAAAACTGAATAAGGAGGCTACCCCCGACGAGCTTCATCAGTTGGATATGCTGCTTAAGCAACCCTGGGCAGATGTTTATTCGATACAAATATTAGAAGCCATGTGGCAGCAAAACCCTGATCGGCCGCCCCGCTTTATTTCTCACAAACTTCAGCAAAAATGGGACAGGCTGGAAATTAAGCTTGATACCGGTAATACTGCTTCGAACGACCCGGTAAGTGAGGCCGGCATTTTGGTAAAAAAATCCAAACGCAGATTTATCCCGGTTACGGTAGCCGCAGCATGTTTGGTTTTTGGCTTGCTGTCGTTTTTTTACTGGAAATATTATTTCGGGAGCTATGATGTTAAAACCTACCAAATAACGGCGCCCCTGGGCAATGTCAGCAAAATAATACTGCCCGACGGTACAAAGGTATGGCTTAATGCAGGCAGTAAAATAGTTTATAAAACAAATTATGGCAACAAATGCCGGATGATCCAATTAACCGGAGAGGCATTTTTTGATGTGGTAAAGGATAGCGAGCATCCATTTATTGTAAATACCGCTGCCATGCAAATAAAAGTTTTAGGCACAGCTTTTAATGTACGTTCTTATGCAGATGATAATGTTTCAGAAACATCCCTGATCAGGGGACGGATAGAGCTTACTCCCGCATCAAACCCTGATCATACCATCATATTAAAGCCTTCCGAAAAATTAACTATCCCAAACAAGATCAGATCTCATCGGGATGAAAACAATATGCTTATCACCTTAAGTGCCCTGCACACGGCAAAAAACGACTCATTACCCGCAGAAGCCCAGTGGCTTGAAAATAAGCTTGTATTTGATAACGAATACTTTGATGAGGTTGCCAAAAAAATGGAAAGGTGGTACAGCGTTTCCATCTCCTTTAAAAACGAACAATTAAAGCAGAAAAGGTTTAGCGGAAAATTTACAAAAGAGTCATTAAATACAGCCCTGGACGCGCTTAAAGCTACCAGCGATTTTAACTTTTTAATTGATAACGGAAAAGTAATTATTTATTAA